One Halobaculum sp. CBA1158 DNA segment encodes these proteins:
- the hisD gene encoding histidinol dehydrogenase → MEPRQVADLSPDERRAFFERDAGVDAVRGDVRDIVERVRDEGDAALREFSREFDGVEVANVDITDEAERAVESVDDDVLAAIRESIANVREFHEAQLPEDWTREFGEGRELGKRYRPLDRVGVYVPGGTAAYPSSAIMGVVPATVAGVDHVAVATPPAEEINPATLAAIHEAGADAVYSAGGAQGVAALAYGTETVTSVRKVVGPGNKWVTAAKAEVRGDVEIDFLAGPSEVLVLADDTADPGAIAADLLAQAEHDPNASVVAVTDDADLAAAVCDEVEARVPERERAETIEAALDNDASGVLVSRSMPEAVLFAEEYAAEHLSIQAADDEALLDRISNVGSAFLGRFTPVAAGDYASGTNHVLPTNGGARAFGGLSTETFLRSSTVQRLDEGGLRDLADAVTTLAEAEGLEAHAESVRTRFADLEDDE, encoded by the coding sequence ATGGAACCGAGACAGGTGGCAGACCTCTCTCCCGACGAGCGCCGGGCGTTCTTCGAGCGCGACGCCGGCGTCGACGCGGTCCGCGGCGACGTGCGCGACATCGTCGAGCGCGTCCGCGACGAGGGCGACGCCGCGTTGCGGGAGTTCTCCCGGGAGTTCGACGGCGTCGAGGTGGCGAACGTCGACATCACCGACGAGGCCGAGCGCGCGGTCGAGTCCGTCGACGACGACGTGCTCGCGGCGATCCGCGAGTCGATCGCCAACGTCCGCGAGTTTCACGAGGCACAGCTTCCGGAAGACTGGACCCGCGAGTTCGGCGAGGGTCGCGAACTCGGCAAGCGGTACCGCCCGCTCGATCGGGTCGGCGTGTACGTCCCCGGCGGCACAGCGGCGTACCCGTCCTCGGCGATCATGGGCGTGGTGCCGGCGACGGTGGCCGGCGTCGACCACGTCGCCGTCGCGACGCCGCCGGCCGAAGAGATCAACCCGGCGACGCTGGCGGCGATCCACGAGGCCGGCGCGGACGCCGTGTACTCGGCGGGCGGCGCACAGGGGGTCGCCGCCCTGGCGTACGGCACCGAGACTGTGACGAGCGTCCGGAAGGTCGTCGGGCCGGGCAACAAGTGGGTCACGGCCGCGAAGGCCGAGGTCCGCGGCGACGTGGAGATCGACTTCCTCGCGGGCCCCTCGGAGGTGCTGGTGCTCGCGGACGACACGGCCGATCCCGGCGCGATCGCGGCGGACCTGCTCGCGCAGGCCGAGCACGACCCGAACGCCTCGGTCGTCGCGGTGACCGACGACGCCGACCTGGCGGCGGCGGTCTGCGACGAGGTGGAGGCGCGCGTGCCCGAACGCGAGCGAGCCGAGACGATCGAGGCCGCCCTCGACAACGACGCCTCCGGCGTCCTCGTCTCGCGGTCGATGCCCGAGGCCGTGCTGTTCGCAGAGGAGTACGCGGCCGAACACCTGTCGATCCAGGCGGCGGACGACGAGGCGCTGCTCGACCGGATCTCGAACGTCGGCTCGGCGTTCCTCGGGCGGTTCACGCCGGTCGCCGCCGGCGACTACGCCTCCGGGACGAACCACGTCCTCCCGACCAACGGCGGCGCGCGGGCGTTCGGCGGACTCTCGACGGAGACGTTCCTCCGGTCCTCGACCGTTCAGCGGCTCGACGAGGGAGGCCTGCGCGACCTCGCCGACGCCGTGACGACGCTCGCGGAGGCGGAGGGACTCGAGGCCCACGCCGAGAGCGTCCGGACCCGCTTCGCTGATCTCGAGGACGACGAGTAG
- a CDS encoding mechanosensitive ion channel domain-containing protein: MISAIPAQTGTAIVVDALDRFLTDVTEALPNVLAGIVFLVIAGVGVKVIMALVRATLRRTVPGESPVYRQFVATIVAVFLWFGVGLSFLSVVGLDGIATSLGTAAGFLALGVSYATSGMIADAVAGVYLLRDPDFDPGDRVDIGGTTGVVDSIELRKTRLSVDGDTVVRGNAEIEKKWTKFADEDAGPTDSADLS, from the coding sequence ATGATCTCCGCCATCCCGGCACAGACCGGGACTGCGATCGTGGTGGACGCGCTCGACCGGTTTCTGACGGACGTGACCGAGGCGCTCCCGAACGTGTTGGCCGGGATCGTCTTCCTGGTCATCGCCGGCGTCGGCGTCAAGGTGATCATGGCGCTCGTGCGTGCGACGCTGCGGCGGACGGTGCCGGGCGAGTCCCCCGTCTACCGGCAGTTCGTCGCGACGATCGTCGCCGTGTTCCTGTGGTTCGGCGTCGGGCTGTCGTTCCTGTCGGTCGTCGGCCTGGACGGCATCGCGACCTCGTTGGGCACGGCCGCCGGGTTTCTCGCCCTGGGCGTCTCCTACGCCACGTCGGGCATGATCGCCGACGCGGTCGCCGGCGTCTACCTCCTGCGCGACCCGGACTTCGACCCCGGCGACAGGGTCGACATCGGCGGGACGACCGGCGTGGTCGACTCGATCGAACTCAGGAAGACGCGCCTGAGCGTCGACGGGGACACCGTCGTCCGCGGCAACGCCGAGATCGAAAAGAAGTGGACGAAGTTCGCGGACGAGGACGCTGGCCCGACAGATTCGGCCGATCTTAGCTGA
- a CDS encoding plastocyanin/azurin family copper-binding protein, with translation MNRRRFLAAVGAGASATLAGCSVIDPSAAADDYDVGMTAEAFRPYEITVSVGDTVVWDNTSTRAHSVTAYEEEIPAEAEYFATGGFDSEAAAREAWDGNEGAITNGQRFSHTFEVAGDYTYFCIPHEGAGMVGVVRVEE, from the coding sequence ATGAACCGACGCCGCTTCCTCGCGGCCGTGGGTGCGGGCGCGTCGGCCACGCTCGCGGGCTGTTCGGTCATCGACCCCTCGGCGGCTGCCGACGACTACGACGTCGGCATGACCGCCGAGGCGTTCCGCCCATACGAGATCACCGTCTCCGTCGGCGACACGGTCGTCTGGGACAACACCTCGACGCGCGCGCACTCGGTGACGGCCTACGAGGAGGAGATCCCCGCGGAGGCGGAGTACTTCGCCACCGGCGGCTTCGACTCGGAGGCGGCCGCCCGGGAGGCGTGGGACGGCAACGAGGGCGCGATCACGAACGGGCAACGCTTCTCGCACACCTTCGAAGTCGCCGGCGACTACACCTACTTCTGTATCCCCCACGAGGGGGCCGGCATGGTCGGGGTCGTCCGCGTCGAAGAGTAA
- a CDS encoding protein sorting system archaetidylserine synthase (This PssA-like phosphatidyltransferase, along with a PssD-like decarboxylase, is required in Haloarchaea for the archaeosortase ArtA to replace the PGF-CTERM sorting signal with a C-terminal lipid anchor.) — protein MTDRPRFCSRLGLADMVTAGNAALGTLAAAVVAISPELAARLVLLGAIADGLDGVVARRYGGTAVGPHLDSLADVASFGVAPALLVAATVTGAYPLADSPVVFAAGLAVPAVYVALAVVRLAVYTVEESGAKTTHGVQTTLAATVIAASVLAGLDSPAVVLGLAALAAPLMVTPVRYPDLHPQDALVMGVVQALAVLLGGMAGESFAFALLFLALGYLVLGPRFYWREVVDRPDGGPGGDESLAAAGDADRDA, from the coding sequence ATGACCGACCGGCCGCGCTTCTGCTCGCGACTCGGCCTCGCCGATATGGTCACGGCCGGGAACGCCGCGCTGGGGACGCTCGCGGCCGCGGTCGTCGCTATCTCGCCGGAACTCGCCGCCCGACTCGTCCTCTTGGGAGCGATCGCCGACGGACTCGACGGCGTCGTCGCCAGGCGCTACGGCGGCACAGCGGTCGGCCCCCACCTCGACTCGCTGGCCGACGTGGCCTCCTTCGGCGTTGCGCCCGCCCTGCTGGTCGCCGCGACCGTGACCGGAGCGTACCCCCTGGCGGACTCGCCCGTCGTGTTCGCCGCCGGACTGGCCGTGCCGGCGGTGTACGTCGCGCTCGCGGTCGTTCGGCTCGCCGTCTACACCGTCGAGGAGTCCGGCGCGAAGACGACCCACGGCGTCCAGACGACGCTCGCGGCGACGGTCATCGCCGCGTCGGTGCTGGCGGGGCTGGACTCGCCCGCCGTCGTCCTCGGGCTGGCGGCGCTTGCCGCCCCGCTGATGGTCACGCCCGTGCGCTACCCGGACCTCCACCCGCAGGACGCGCTCGTGATGGGCGTGGTGCAGGCGCTCGCGGTCCTCCTGGGCGGGATGGCCGGCGAGTCGTTCGCGTTCGCGCTGTTGTTCCTCGCGCTCGGGTACCTCGTGCTCGGTCCGCGGTTCTACTGGCGCGAGGTGGTCGACCGACCGGACGGAGGCCCCGGCGGCGACGAGTCGCTCGCCGCCGCCGGCGACGCCGACCGCGACGCCTGA
- a CDS encoding iron-sulfur cluster assembly accessory protein, which produces MSTDTSGGGEAEIAVTVTPSAAEEALSLMESEGMDADVGGLRLFVQQGGCAGLSYGMRFDTEPEEDDRVTEQHGLRVFVDPSSMNYVGGSTLDYEAGLQAAGFTVENPNVEAECGCGESFRT; this is translated from the coding sequence ATGAGTACTGATACGTCCGGGGGCGGCGAGGCCGAGATCGCCGTCACGGTCACGCCGTCGGCCGCCGAGGAGGCGCTGTCCCTGATGGAGAGCGAGGGAATGGACGCCGACGTGGGTGGGCTCCGGCTGTTCGTCCAGCAGGGCGGCTGCGCGGGGCTGTCGTACGGGATGCGCTTCGACACCGAACCCGAGGAGGACGACCGCGTGACCGAACAGCACGGCCTGCGGGTGTTCGTCGACCCCTCGTCGATGAACTACGTCGGCGGGTCGACGCTCGATTACGAGGCCGGACTCCAGGCGGCCGGCTTCACCGTCGAGAACCCCAACGTCGAGGCCGAGTGCGGCTGCGGCGAGTCCTTCCGGACGTAA
- a CDS encoding metal-dependent hydrolase gives MFVGHALAAFALVALATRRFDGSPARALTLGAVAGLFAAVPDVDIAYALVGVASGLVADAGVLRLAESFWSTGNVVHRGVTHSLVVAPVVALAAAAWVAGGRVERAGALALATGLVAVAVAVSGPLAGVVMAAFAAGSLAISTGVSRLDGVTPRATFALALVGLASHPFGDVFTGEPPAFAYPLVTEPIGARVALSADPTLHLLAAFGLELATVWAAVLVWSRLRAERAGRIPGSAGIGDAGAFGGRFGIAGRLGLTGRVDARAVAGAGYAASAFVIPAPTLELSYPFVFSVLAVGVIGFAPVRVRGRGRTALVPEFARPGIERAVFTGLSAVTLAATAYLVAYLVGVA, from the coding sequence ATGTTCGTGGGCCACGCGCTGGCGGCGTTCGCGCTGGTGGCGCTGGCGACCCGGCGGTTCGACGGGTCGCCGGCGCGAGCGCTGACGCTGGGGGCCGTCGCCGGGCTGTTCGCGGCCGTCCCCGACGTGGACATCGCGTACGCGCTCGTCGGCGTCGCCTCCGGCCTCGTCGCCGACGCCGGCGTGCTGAGGCTCGCGGAGTCGTTCTGGTCCACGGGGAACGTGGTCCACCGCGGCGTGACGCACTCGCTCGTCGTCGCGCCGGTCGTCGCGCTCGCGGCCGCCGCCTGGGTCGCCGGCGGCCGCGTCGAGAGGGCGGGAGCGTTGGCGCTCGCCACCGGGCTCGTCGCCGTCGCCGTCGCTGTGAGCGGCCCGCTTGCGGGCGTCGTGATGGCCGCGTTCGCCGCCGGGTCGCTGGCGATCTCGACCGGGGTGAGCCGGCTGGACGGCGTGACGCCGCGGGCGACGTTCGCCCTGGCGCTGGTCGGACTCGCCTCCCACCCCTTCGGCGACGTGTTCACCGGCGAGCCGCCCGCGTTCGCCTACCCGCTCGTGACCGAGCCGATCGGCGCGCGCGTCGCGCTCTCGGCAGATCCGACGCTGCACCTGCTCGCGGCGTTCGGGCTGGAACTGGCGACGGTTTGGGCGGCCGTGCTCGTCTGGAGCCGCCTTCGGGCCGAACGCGCCGGCCGGATCCCCGGATCCGCCGGGATCGGTGACGCCGGCGCGTTCGGCGGTCGCTTCGGGATCGCGGGTCGACTCGGACTCACGGGTCGGGTCGACGCCCGAGCGGTCGCCGGCGCGGGCTACGCCGCGTCGGCGTTCGTCATCCCCGCGCCGACGCTGGAGCTGTCGTACCCGTTCGTGTTCTCCGTGCTCGCGGTCGGCGTGATCGGGTTCGCGCCGGTTCGAGTCCGCGGTCGCGGACGGACGGCGCTGGTCCCGGAGTTCGCACGCCCCGGGATCGAGCGCGCGGTCTTCACCGGACTGTCGGCCGTGACGCTCGCGGCGACGGCGTACTTGGTGGCGTACCTGGTCGGCGTCGCGTAG
- a CDS encoding DUF5816 domain-containing protein, giving the protein MNLEIVETAAGDLYVDRADGERGSKSPFYHVYADEDGETRWGYFCGNCETVNNAMDAMGRIECNECGNIRKPDEWDAAHE; this is encoded by the coding sequence ATGAACCTCGAGATCGTCGAGACGGCCGCCGGGGACCTGTACGTCGACCGCGCGGACGGCGAGCGCGGCTCGAAGTCCCCGTTCTACCACGTCTATGCCGACGAAGACGGCGAGACCCGCTGGGGGTACTTCTGCGGCAACTGCGAGACCGTGAACAACGCGATGGACGCGATGGGGCGCATCGAGTGCAACGAGTGCGGGAACATCCGCAAGCCCGACGAGTGGGACGCCGCACACGAGTAG
- a CDS encoding 30S ribosomal protein S3ae, which yields MSERSVSRQRQGKRWYTVLAPEEFDRAELGETMAEEPEQVVGRTVETTLGEITGDQGQDNIKLIFKITDVGSDAAYTEFIQHELTRDYLRSMVRRGASKIDLSRTVRTTDDYRVRVHPVAFTTKKADRSQEQAIRKIMIDLVDDAAEERTFDELVDSVVEGRLSSAIYGEAKTIYPLRRVEVKKLSLEARPEEIAAEEEASVDVDDDE from the coding sequence ATGAGCGAACGATCAGTCTCACGACAACGACAGGGGAAACGCTGGTACACCGTCCTCGCGCCCGAGGAGTTCGACCGAGCCGAGCTCGGCGAGACCATGGCCGAGGAGCCCGAGCAGGTCGTCGGCCGCACGGTCGAGACGACCCTCGGCGAGATCACCGGTGACCAGGGACAGGACAACATCAAGCTGATCTTCAAGATCACCGACGTCGGGTCGGACGCCGCCTATACGGAGTTCATCCAGCACGAGCTGACGCGGGATTACCTCCGCTCGATGGTCCGTCGCGGCGCGTCGAAGATCGACCTCAGCCGGACGGTCCGCACGACCGACGACTACCGCGTGCGCGTCCACCCGGTCGCGTTCACGACCAAGAAGGCCGACCGCTCCCAGGAGCAGGCCATCCGGAAGATCATGATCGACCTCGTCGACGACGCCGCCGAGGAGCGGACGTTCGACGAACTGGTCGACTCCGTGGTCGAGGGCCGGCTCTCCTCGGCCATCTACGGCGAGGCGAAGACCATCTACCCGCTGCGCCGGGTCGAGGTCAAGAAGCTCTCGCTGGAGGCGCGCCCCGAGGAGATCGCCGCCGAGGAGGAGGCGTCCGTCGACGTGGACGACGACGAGTAA